A segment of the Hallerella succinigenes genome:
CATCGGCTCAGTCAAGGATCTGTACGCAAAGATCAAGCGTAACTACGACGGAATCCTCAACACAATCAGGCTGGGCGTGTCAAACGCAAGGATCGAGGCGACGAACAACAAGATAAAGCTACTGATACGGACTGCCTATGGCTTCAGGAACATGAACAACATGCTGTCGCTGATAATGTTGAGCTGTTCCTATGTCGATGTAAAGATAGCCTACGAATGGGAATCGGAATCGAGAGAATCATCTAGCAAGGCTGCCTAAATGCTACCACACATATTGATGATGCCTCTTATTAAAGTTCCTTATTCTATCAAAAATTTCCGGTGCTACAATCTTTTTCAATTCTCTTAACACACCATCTGTCGTGCAGAATCCGCATTCCATAGAAAGCAACGCTTTCAGCGAGCATACAGAAAGCATATCGCGAATTAAATTCGCGTCTATGAGAAAGCGTTTCTCCATTAGAATGCAAATTCCCTTGCAACAAAGTCGATGTTTTTTCCAAGTAGAGAAGCCGCCTTAGAAATAGTTATCAGCCCTTTTTCCAAAGCTGCACCAATAAGCCGGAAAAGCCGATCGGAATGTTCTTCGTGCCAACATGATTGTTCGACAAACGCTTTATAACTAGGCTTTTGATTTTTATGGATTCGATAGCCGGCATAACGTTTTTCACTTATGATTCCGCATTCCTTCAGCTTATGCATTATCGCGTCAAAAGAGATCCCAAATTCCTTTTGAATCGGACGAATGTCATAAAAGGTATAATCCTTCTTGCCTGAGTCAAGATTTTTTCTTAGGGTTGATTCAGGAAGAAGCATTTCACTTGCAAAACTATTGCATATATTTTCAATTTCCTTTTGCGTCATAGCGGAGGTATCGGTATTCAGCAAAAGATGTCCTAATTCATGGAATGACGTAAGCCGTTTTCTTTCTGGATAATCATTTTTTGCAAGCACTATTACCGGATATGTTTCATTAATCCAGGCACTCAAGCCATCAAAATCAGGGATTGCGTCCAACTCAATGACTATAACACCATGTTTTTCCAATAGTTCAATGACATTGCCAATGCATCCGTCCTTCAAATTCCATTCTATTCTAAGGCTTCGGGCAGCATTTCTCGCATCCTCAAAGTTTGCGACATCATATCTTCTAAATTTTTCCTCACAGCGTGCCCCGCAAATTTCTTCCACCTCGATATAACGTTCTATTAAATCGGACGCAACTTGTTCAATCCTTTTTTCCATTTTCCCAGAAACACGTTCCTTCTTTCGGAAACGAACCGTCTCCATCTGAAATTTCAAGGGTCGAAGAAAATAGCCGCAAGGCAAATCCAACGCATCTGCCAAAGCATTCAAATGCGTAGGACTTGGCTTGAGTTCGCCCTTTTCGAATCTGGAAATCGTCATTTTAGTGACAGGTGGTACCATGTGCGAACAGAGTTCGTCCATAGACCAGCCTTT
Coding sequences within it:
- a CDS encoding helix-turn-helix domain-containing protein — protein: MDSLTDFPVRLKNARLMKGWSMDELCSHMVPPVTKMTISRFEKGELKPSPTHLNALADALDLPCGYFLRPLKFQMETVRFRKKERVSGKMEKRIEQVASDLIERYIEVEEICGARCEEKFRRYDVANFEDARNAARSLRIEWNLKDGCIGNVIELLEKHGVIVIELDAIPDFDGLSAWINETYPVIVLAKNDYPERKRLTSFHELGHLLLNTDTSAMTQKEIENICNSFASEMLLPESTLRKNLDSGKKDYTFYDIRPIQKEFGISFDAIMHKLKECGIISEKRYAGYRIHKNQKPSYKAFVEQSCWHEEHSDRLFRLIGAALEKGLITISKAASLLGKNIDFVAREFAF